A genomic stretch from Acetobacter ascendens includes:
- a CDS encoding ABC transporter substrate-binding protein, producing MPVQEFGMSLTRRTLLSAAAASSVAAFTPFKRAQAATPVRLLLSWFAQAEVGGFYQALAKGFYAQEGLDVHIDMGGPQVNTMQILTAGRADFVTGYDFQTLRGIQGGMPLLTVMSSFQHDLQGLMTHDNITDLAQLRNHPILISSPAHASYWGWLCKKFGYSPAQAKPYTFNLQPFFLDPEMAVQAYASSEPYEAQQRNVPVKFFPFADLGYPPYGTPVLTTHEFADKNDATTQAFVHASLLGWQDYMRDPEPGNALIRKANPRMTEGQIMFGHSAMAKANVVEGGDTKTLGLGCMTEARWQATYQFMVDNYLLDKTVNWQSAFTAKFTDRAKVMPA from the coding sequence ATGCCAGTGCAGGAATTCGGAATGTCTCTTACACGTCGAACATTGCTTTCAGCTGCTGCGGCATCATCTGTTGCTGCATTTACGCCGTTTAAACGTGCGCAGGCGGCAACCCCGGTCAGGCTACTGCTGTCATGGTTTGCGCAGGCAGAAGTAGGCGGGTTTTATCAGGCTCTGGCGAAAGGTTTTTACGCGCAGGAAGGGCTGGACGTACATATAGATATGGGTGGCCCGCAGGTAAATACCATGCAAATACTGACCGCTGGCCGCGCAGATTTTGTAACGGGGTATGATTTTCAAACACTGCGCGGCATACAGGGCGGCATGCCACTGCTAACTGTTATGTCCTCTTTCCAGCATGATCTGCAGGGATTGATGACGCACGATAACATTACAGATCTGGCCCAGTTACGTAATCATCCCATCCTCATTTCCAGCCCGGCCCATGCATCCTACTGGGGATGGTTGTGCAAGAAATTTGGTTACAGCCCAGCGCAGGCAAAACCCTATACCTTTAACCTGCAACCGTTTTTTCTGGACCCGGAAATGGCTGTGCAAGCCTATGCATCCTCTGAGCCCTACGAGGCCCAGCAGCGCAATGTGCCTGTAAAATTCTTTCCATTTGCAGATCTGGGCTACCCACCATACGGCACTCCGGTATTAACCACCCATGAATTTGCAGATAAAAATGATGCCACCACGCAAGCCTTCGTGCATGCCTCTCTATTAGGCTGGCAGGATTATATGCGAGACCCAGAACCCGGTAATGCCCTGATACGCAAAGCCAACCCCCGCATGACAGAAGGCCAGATTATGTTTGGACATAGTGCCATGGCCAAAGCCAACGTGGTGGAGGGCGGAGATACAAAAACATTAGGGTTGGGCTGCATGACAGAAGCGCGCTGGCAGGCAACGTATCAATTCATGGTGGATAATTATCTGCTGGATAAAACCGTAAACTGGCAATCCGCCTTTACAGCCAAATTTACAGACCGCGCCAAGGTGATGCCCGCATGA
- a CDS encoding IS5 family transposase (programmed frameshift), with product MRRYSLRDDQWERIKDLLPGREGYVGGTAVNNRLFVEAVLYRYRAGIPWRDLPARFGDWKNVHRRLRRWCESGVIERIFRYLAADYDNEYMMIDSTIVRAHQHSAGALKKGARNQAIGRSRGGLTTKIHAICDALGNPVELGITPGQDADITQAEPLLENIEPDAFLADKAYDADRLIDRLIQRGITPVIPPKRNRTTRRKTDFSLYRERNLVERFFNKLKQFRAIATRYDKLKSTFLAAVQFASIIILLN from the exons ATGCGGCGCTATAGTTTACGCGATGACCAGTGGGAGCGGATAAAGGATCTTCTTCCTGGTCGAGAAGGCTATGTCGGCGGCACTGCGGTGAACAACCGTCTGTTCGTGGAGGCGGTGCTGTATCGCTATCGCGCGGGTATTCCATGGCGCGACCTTCCTGCCCGTTTCGGTGACTGGAAAAACGTGCACCGGCGTCTGCGCCGCTGGTGTGAAAGCGGCGTCATCGAACGGATATTTCGTTATCTGGCCGCTGATTACGACAACGAATACATGATGATCGACAGCACAATTGTCCGAGCGCATCAGCATAGTGCCGGAGCTCTCAAAAAAGGGGCACGGA ATCAGGCCATCGGACGATCACGAGGCGGGCTAACTACAAAGATCCATGCCATCTGCGACGCTCTGGGCAATCCAGTGGAACTCGGCATCACACCGGGACAGGATGCCGATATCACCCAGGCAGAACCACTTCTGGAAAACATCGAACCGGATGCTTTCCTTGCTGACAAGGCGTATGACGCGGACAGGTTGATCGATCGGCTGATACAGCGCGGGATTACCCCGGTCATCCCGCCAAAACGCAACAGAACGACACGACGGAAAACCGATTTTTCTCTCTACCGCGAACGGAACCTTGTTGAGAGGTTCTTCAATAAACTCAAGCAGTTTCGCGCTATCGCAACCCGCTACGATAAACTGAAATCGACCTTCCTCGCAGCCGTACAGTTCGCCTCAATCATCATCCTGCTTAACTGA
- a CDS encoding amino acid permease → MTAFFGVYLGFREASVGIFSSMLGHWVNPGHLHRNWVQYGVMGFAILLSWGAVVANLPVLSFTTFSSPIFGIIGCLLPVWLVVKTPDLRKYRKPSLTFITLIGLLLCISPFLAWM, encoded by the coding sequence ATGACAGCATTTTTTGGAGTTTATCTTGGCTTTCGGGAAGCCAGCGTGGGTATTTTCAGTTCCATGCTCGGGCATTGGGTCAACCCCGGACATCTGCACCGCAACTGGGTTCAGTATGGCGTTATGGGGTTTGCCATTCTGCTTTCTTGGGGCGCGGTGGTTGCCAATTTGCCGGTGTTGTCTTTTACAACATTCAGCAGCCCAATTTTTGGTATTATTGGCTGTCTGTTACCCGTCTGGCTGGTGGTTAAAACGCCTGATCTGCGCAAATATCGCAAACCCAGCCTGACATTTATTACCCTGATAGGCCTTCTGCTGTGCATCTCACCCTTTTTGGCGTGGATGTGA
- a CDS encoding S-(hydroxymethyl)glutathione dehydrogenase/class III alcohol dehydrogenase — MKSRAAVAFKPGQPLEIVEIDVAPPQTGEVLVKILNTGVCHTDAFTLSGQDPEGLFPVVLGHEGAGIVMEVGEGVSSVKPGDHVIPLYTAECGKCEFCTSGKTNLCIAVRATQGKGVMPDGTSRFSYKGQPLYHYMGCSTFSEYTVVAEVSLAKVNPKSNPEHVCLLGCGVTTGIGAVHNTAKVQEGDSVAVFGLGGIGLAVIQGARQAKAGRIFAIDTNPDKFELAKAFGATDFINPKDYEAPIQQVIIEMTGWGVDHSFECIGNVEVMRAALECAHRGWGQSVVIGVAGAGKEISTRPFQLVTGRTWKGTAFGGVKGRTQLPGMVEDAMAGKIELAPFVTHTMPLEDINTAFDLMHEGKSIRSVIHYTP, encoded by the coding sequence ATGAAATCACGCGCTGCAGTTGCATTCAAACCGGGCCAGCCTCTGGAAATTGTTGAAATTGACGTAGCCCCCCCACAGACAGGGGAAGTTCTGGTTAAAATTCTGAACACAGGCGTTTGCCATACAGATGCCTTCACTCTTTCTGGCCAAGATCCAGAAGGGCTTTTTCCCGTTGTGCTGGGGCATGAAGGCGCGGGCATTGTGATGGAAGTGGGCGAAGGCGTTAGCAGCGTTAAGCCGGGAGATCACGTTATTCCGCTATATACGGCAGAATGCGGTAAGTGCGAGTTCTGCACCTCTGGCAAAACCAACTTGTGCATTGCCGTACGCGCCACGCAGGGCAAAGGCGTGATGCCCGATGGTACTAGCCGTTTTTCCTATAAAGGCCAACCGCTTTACCACTACATGGGGTGCTCCACCTTTAGTGAATACACTGTGGTAGCTGAAGTTTCCCTCGCCAAAGTCAACCCCAAATCCAACCCGGAACATGTATGCCTGCTGGGCTGTGGTGTGACCACTGGCATTGGGGCCGTACACAATACAGCCAAAGTGCAGGAAGGAGATTCCGTAGCTGTTTTTGGGTTAGGCGGTATCGGGCTGGCTGTTATTCAAGGTGCCCGCCAAGCTAAGGCTGGGCGTATTTTTGCTATTGATACCAACCCGGACAAGTTCGAATTGGCCAAGGCTTTTGGGGCCACGGATTTCATCAACCCCAAGGATTATGAGGCCCCCATTCAGCAGGTCATTATTGAAATGACAGGTTGGGGCGTGGATCACAGCTTTGAATGTATCGGCAATGTGGAAGTGATGCGCGCGGCCTTGGAATGCGCACACCGTGGCTGGGGCCAATCCGTTGTTATTGGCGTGGCCGGCGCTGGAAAGGAAATTTCCACCCGTCCGTTCCAGTTGGTAACTGGCCGTACGTGGAAAGGCACGGCGTTTGGCGGTGTTAAGGGCCGTACTCAGCTCCCCGGCATGGTGGAAGATGCCATGGCAGGCAAAATTGAGCTGGCCCCATTTGTAACACACACCATGCCGCTGGAAGACATCAACACAGCGTTTGATCTGATGCATGAAGGTAAATCTATTCGGAGTGTCATCCACTACACTCCGTAA
- a CDS encoding IS5 family transposase (programmed frameshift), with product MRRYSLRDDQWERIKDLLPGREGYVGGTAVNNRLFVEAVLYRYRAGIPWRDLPARFGDWKNVHRRLRRWCESGVIERIFRYLAADYDNEYMMIDSTIVRAHQHSAGALKKGARNQAIGRSRGGLTTKIHAICDALGNPVELGITPGQDADITQAEPLLENIEPDAFLADKAYDADRLIDRLIQRGITPVIPPKRNRTTRRKTDFSLYRERNLVERFFNKLKQFRAIATRYDKLKSTFLAAVQFASIIILLN from the exons ATGCGGCGCTATAGTTTACGCGATGACCAGTGGGAGCGGATAAAGGATCTTCTTCCTGGTCGAGAAGGCTATGTCGGCGGCACTGCGGTGAACAACCGTCTGTTCGTGGAGGCGGTGTTGTATCGCTATCGCGCGGGTATTCCATGGCGCGACCTTCCTGCCCGTTTCGGTGACTGGAAAAACGTGCACCGGCGTCTGCGCCGCTGGTGTGAAAGCGGCGTCATCGAACGGATATTTCGTTATCTGGCCGCTGATTACGACAACGAATACATGATGATCGACAGCACAATTGTCCGAGCGCATCAGCATAGTGCCGGAGCTCTCAAAAAAGGGGCACGGA ATCAGGCCATCGGACGATCACGAGGCGGGCTAACTACAAAGATCCATGCCATCTGCGACGCTCTGGGCAATCCAGTGGAACTCGGCATCACACCGGGACAGGATGCCGATATCACCCAGGCAGAACCACTTCTGGAAAACATCGAACCGGATGCTTTCCTTGCTGACAAGGCGTATGACGCGGACAGGTTGATCGATCGGCTGATACAGCGCGGGATTACCCCGGTCATCCCGCCAAAACGCAACAGAACGACACGACGGAAAACCGATTTTTCTCTCTACCGCGAACGGAACCTTGTTGAGAGGTTCTTCAATAAACTCAAGCAGTTTCGCGCTATCGCAACCCGCTACGATAAACTGAAATCGACCTTCCTCGCAGCCGTGCAGTTCGCCTCAATCATCATCCTGCTTAACTGA
- a CDS encoding ABC transporter ATP-binding protein, with the protein MQETVISIQSAEKTFPNGVQGLAPITLDIHPRERIGLIGPSGCGKSTLLKLIANLHQPSSGHLRWWNKGFAEVGKENRRLSFVFQEPTLMPWSTVRKNVRLPLDLEGVSPALSAPRVQQALEVVGLAHAADRFPAQLSGGMKMRVSIARALVTRPNLLLMDEPFGALDELTRNRLDEDMATLCAKDDLTLLFVTHSLYEAAFLSTRVMVMAAHPGRIFAEYEIDPAILRNEEFRLSDTFATICQDLSKLLIQASQSSLLAEVA; encoded by the coding sequence ATGCAAGAAACCGTTATCAGCATTCAGTCTGCTGAAAAAACCTTTCCAAACGGTGTTCAGGGGCTGGCACCTATTACCTTGGATATTCACCCCAGAGAACGTATCGGCCTGATTGGCCCTTCTGGTTGCGGTAAAAGCACGCTGCTGAAGCTGATTGCCAATTTACATCAGCCTTCCTCTGGGCATTTGAGGTGGTGGAACAAAGGGTTTGCAGAAGTCGGCAAGGAAAATAGGCGTCTGTCCTTTGTTTTTCAGGAACCCACGCTTATGCCGTGGAGCACGGTGCGCAAAAATGTACGTTTGCCGCTGGATCTGGAAGGTGTTTCTCCTGCTCTATCAGCGCCACGCGTGCAGCAGGCGCTGGAAGTTGTAGGCTTGGCTCATGCGGCAGATCGCTTTCCCGCCCAGCTTTCCGGCGGGATGAAGATGCGTGTTTCTATCGCGCGGGCATTGGTCACGCGCCCTAACCTGCTTTTAATGGATGAACCCTTTGGCGCTTTGGATGAATTAACGCGCAACCGGCTGGATGAGGATATGGCCACGTTATGCGCCAAGGATGATCTTACCTTATTGTTTGTAACGCATTCTTTGTATGAGGCCGCTTTTCTTTCTACCCGCGTGATGGTTATGGCGGCGCATCCGGGCCGGATATTTGCCGAATATGAAATTGACCCTGCCATACTCAGAAATGAGGAATTTCGCCTAAGCGATACATTTGCCACAATATGCCAGGATCTGAGCAAACTGCTTATTCAGGCATCTCAATCTTCCCTTCTTGCAGAGGTGGCCTAA
- a CDS encoding ketopantoate reductase family protein → MSTQPFSNTKTIALIGAGAVGLCVAAAFAVAGWQVVVCGARVRFSQIEETEGTDAHTYPIQHAATPAGIGPCDAAILAVKSHQTQDVSAWLRAFNQAGTTILVAQNGLGQKERVAAYAPQANILPAIVYFNAQRAAPGKVTLKRIGTHDVCLPDSTTAHYFADILQKGNMRVQITADMTTALWLKLLANITANPITTLTGRRTGVMQDDAIQATARQIMAEAVKVGQAEGAKLTAQHVEDILLWLQTIPAESATSMLQDRQAGRKLEYEALTGYVVKAAEKHGIDVPLNHLILSLLSSIHPADF, encoded by the coding sequence ATGAGCACACAGCCTTTTTCAAACACCAAGACTATTGCTCTTATTGGCGCAGGTGCCGTTGGGCTTTGTGTGGCAGCGGCTTTTGCTGTGGCAGGATGGCAGGTTGTGGTGTGTGGAGCGCGAGTGCGGTTTTCTCAAATTGAAGAAACCGAAGGAACAGATGCGCACACATACCCCATTCAGCATGCGGCCACACCAGCAGGTATTGGCCCTTGCGATGCTGCTATTCTGGCTGTGAAGTCTCATCAAACTCAAGATGTATCCGCTTGGTTGCGGGCGTTTAACCAGGCCGGTACCACTATTCTGGTTGCGCAAAACGGGCTTGGGCAAAAAGAACGTGTGGCAGCCTATGCGCCACAGGCCAATATTTTACCGGCTATTGTTTATTTTAACGCGCAACGTGCTGCCCCCGGTAAGGTCACGTTAAAGCGCATTGGAACGCATGATGTATGCCTGCCAGATAGTACGACTGCACACTATTTTGCGGATATTCTGCAAAAAGGAAATATGCGGGTTCAGATAACAGCAGATATGACCACTGCTCTGTGGTTGAAATTGCTGGCAAATATTACGGCCAATCCCATTACCACGCTGACAGGCCGCCGCACGGGCGTAATGCAAGATGACGCCATTCAGGCCACCGCACGGCAGATTATGGCCGAAGCCGTAAAGGTTGGCCAAGCTGAAGGCGCAAAACTGACTGCGCAGCATGTAGAGGATATTCTTTTATGGTTGCAAACCATACCGGCAGAGAGTGCCACATCCATGTTGCAGGATCGTCAGGCCGGACGAAAGTTAGAATATGAAGCGTTAACAGGTTACGTTGTAAAAGCAGCAGAAAAACATGGAATTGATGTTCCACTGAACCATCTGATTTTATCTCTGTTATCTTCTATCCACCCCGCAGATTTCTGA
- a CDS encoding PhzF family phenazine biosynthesis protein: protein MKRAYKVVDVFTKTPLLGNPVAVVLDADGLDTKIMQAIASWTNLSETTFLLPPTNPQADYQLRIFTPKHELPFAGHPTLGSAHAALEAGRIVPRSGVLVQECGVGLVKLAVEGDSANRILSFAVPPAKLTPLNPAQIERLEGILGATVERKIAPMIVDMGVVWIVAQLSNAPKVLALRPDFGRSVAFEHSLGATGITVFGSYATGDAQIEVRSFACSQGVQEDPVCGSGNGAVAVFRQTLGLLPKGRGDYTATQGHCLGRSGRIAVHIAPDGQITIGGQCVTSVDGVLKI, encoded by the coding sequence ATGAAACGTGCGTACAAAGTTGTAGATGTTTTTACAAAAACGCCTCTGCTGGGGAACCCGGTAGCTGTTGTGCTGGATGCGGATGGGCTGGATACTAAAATCATGCAGGCCATTGCGAGTTGGACAAATTTGTCTGAAACCACATTTCTGCTGCCCCCCACAAATCCGCAAGCTGATTACCAGTTACGCATATTCACCCCAAAGCATGAGCTTCCATTTGCCGGGCACCCTACCCTTGGCAGTGCTCATGCTGCGCTAGAAGCTGGACGCATTGTGCCACGCAGTGGTGTGTTGGTGCAGGAATGTGGCGTTGGGCTTGTAAAATTGGCTGTAGAGGGAGATAGCGCAAACAGAATACTCTCTTTTGCAGTGCCGCCAGCAAAGCTTACGCCGTTAAACCCTGCCCAAATTGAAAGACTGGAGGGCATTCTGGGCGCAACAGTTGAGCGTAAAATTGCTCCCATGATTGTAGATATGGGAGTTGTCTGGATTGTTGCGCAACTTTCCAACGCGCCCAAAGTGCTGGCCTTACGCCCAGATTTTGGGCGCTCCGTGGCATTTGAGCATAGCCTCGGCGCAACTGGCATTACGGTTTTTGGGTCGTATGCAACAGGTGATGCGCAAATAGAAGTGCGCTCTTTCGCCTGCTCTCAAGGCGTGCAGGAAGATCCTGTTTGTGGCAGTGGGAATGGGGCTGTGGCCGTATTCCGCCAGACACTTGGCCTTCTTCCTAAAGGCCGCGGTGATTATACAGCAACACAAGGGCATTGCCTTGGACGGTCTGGCCGCATTGCAGTGCATATTGCCCCCGATGGGCAAATAACTATTGGCGGCCAGTGTGTAACATCAGTGGATGGTGTTTTAAAAATCTAA
- a CDS encoding ABC transporter permease codes for MPARLISVFAPLIVGILFLLLWQGICYFWHIPPYLMPAPSDIARSLFSNIDALGHALYSTLTVTLAALCVSVILGVLVAFVLVQHPLIERSLMPYVVLMQVTPVVALAPLIIILVKTTLLALVICATLIAIFPIISNTLQGLKSVDPGLEAFFRMHKASRLKTLLRLQIPSALPMFMAGLQISSGLALVGAVVAEFVAGTGGNSAGLAYEILQAGFQMDIPRMFAALFMITLTGLALYMATSGIRKLVLYNRFQH; via the coding sequence ATGCCTGCTCGCCTGATATCCGTTTTTGCGCCGCTTATTGTTGGCATTCTGTTTCTTTTGTTGTGGCAGGGTATTTGTTATTTTTGGCATATACCGCCTTATCTTATGCCTGCCCCTTCGGATATTGCACGTTCTCTGTTCAGTAATATCGATGCACTGGGCCATGCGCTGTACAGTACGCTTACCGTTACATTAGCAGCACTGTGCGTATCCGTAATTCTGGGTGTTCTGGTTGCTTTTGTACTGGTGCAACATCCGCTTATTGAGCGCAGCCTGATGCCCTATGTAGTGCTTATGCAGGTCACACCTGTGGTAGCTCTTGCCCCATTGATTATCATTTTGGTCAAAACAACACTGTTGGCACTTGTTATCTGTGCCACGCTGATTGCTATTTTTCCTATCATTTCTAATACGTTGCAAGGTCTTAAAAGTGTTGATCCGGGGTTGGAGGCATTTTTCCGTATGCATAAAGCCTCACGTCTTAAAACGCTTTTGCGCCTGCAAATACCCAGTGCTTTGCCTATGTTTATGGCGGGTTTGCAAATTTCCAGCGGCTTGGCCCTTGTTGGCGCTGTGGTGGCCGAGTTTGTGGCTGGCACAGGTGGCAACAGTGCCGGTTTAGCTTACGAAATTTTGCAGGCTGGTTTCCAGATGGATATTCCACGCATGTTTGCTGCGCTGTTCATGATTACCCTTACCGGCCTTGCTCTTTATATGGCTACCAGCGGTATCAGAAAGCTTGTCTTGTATAATCGCTTTCAGCACTAA
- a CDS encoding amino acid permease, whose product MQPPDTRTLNTGTDALSPQQWKEATRFDGTDIGWIVMSIGMAIGAGIVFLPVQVGLMGVWVFLLSAVVGYPDMISSYLGRGWGTLLGALYFVMLVIWMFVYATAITRDSASYLHSFGITQHLLSNYAWYPLILLTVLVGLASRGEKLLFRVSSFMVITKLLIVAAMGVFMIPRWNTAHLGALPPIGTLITKAVITLPFTLTSILFIQTLSPMVISYRAREKSPEVARYKALRAMNIAFAILFVTVFFYAISFTLAMKPSDAIAAYQQNISALAIIAQVFPASSITACRQLSRMMIEANCTAARKVDFSLS is encoded by the coding sequence ATGCAGCCTCCTGATACGCGCACATTAAACACCGGAACCGATGCGCTTTCTCCCCAACAATGGAAAGAAGCCACCCGGTTTGATGGCACAGATATCGGCTGGATTGTCATGAGCATTGGCATGGCTATTGGTGCGGGCATTGTGTTTCTGCCCGTTCAGGTAGGGCTAATGGGCGTGTGGGTTTTTCTGCTGTCTGCTGTTGTTGGATACCCGGATATGATCTCCAGCTATCTGGGCCGGGGCTGGGGCACTTTGCTGGGAGCGCTGTATTTTGTCATGCTGGTTATCTGGATGTTTGTGTATGCCACCGCCATTACGCGGGATAGCGCATCTTACCTGCATAGCTTTGGCATAACGCAGCATCTGCTTTCCAATTATGCGTGGTACCCGCTTATTCTACTGACCGTTCTGGTAGGCTTGGCATCTCGCGGGGAAAAGCTGCTGTTCCGCGTGTCTTCCTTCATGGTCATCACCAAACTGCTGATTGTGGCGGCCATGGGTGTTTTCATGATCCCACGCTGGAACACCGCTCATCTTGGCGCATTACCACCCATTGGCACGTTGATAACAAAAGCCGTTATCACGCTGCCTTTTACGCTTACGTCCATTCTGTTTATTCAAACCCTCAGCCCTATGGTTATTTCCTACCGGGCGCGTGAAAAATCCCCAGAAGTGGCGCGTTACAAGGCCTTGCGGGCCATGAACATTGCTTTTGCAATCCTGTTTGTAACGGTTTTTTTCTATGCCATTTCCTTTACACTCGCCATGAAGCCGAGTGATGCCATTGCCGCGTATCAGCAGAACATCTCTGCTTTGGCCATTATTGCGCAGGTGTTTCCGGCAAGTTCTATTACGGCGTGTCGTCAGTTAAGCAGGATGATGATTGAGGCGAACTGTACGGCTGCGAGGAAGGTCGATTTCAGTTTATCGTAG
- a CDS encoding amidohydrolase family protein produces MNDLVIRSASGILTGLKGPQERRVGDIRIRAGRIVSIEHIPEQAGDTVLDAKGGVITPGLISTHHHLFQSMLKGIPTAINAPLEKWLRLVPNTYWRYLDEDTLQTAAQVGMVELLLSGCTTVVDHHYLFAHSYQYDPAAVLFETAEKLGMRLVLARGGTTRTRKCDTDEIVPAPTETLDEMLKQVSDLVSRYHDPAPDSSRRIAIAPNTPTWGVTPDELRALAEGARSMGIGLHTHLSETENYVKYCNEVYGMRPVQFVGEHGWLGPDVWFAHLVHLDASEIALLAQTQTGMAHCPQSNGRLGSGIAPAPALEQAGGRVSLAVDGAASNEACDMGAEMHTAWLLHRFVHGADAIRCEDVVRWSSHEGARILGLPDIGAVAEGMVADLVVHDINHPRHAGLADPLIAPVASGAACVRHVLKAGKPVVYDGVVKGADLPELMQHSRHVVKRLAQAVST; encoded by the coding sequence ATGAATGATCTTGTCATCCGCAGTGCATCCGGTATCCTCACTGGCCTAAAAGGCCCACAGGAACGGCGTGTAGGAGATATCCGTATACGGGCAGGGCGTATTGTCAGCATTGAGCACATTCCCGAACAAGCGGGAGATACTGTGCTGGATGCAAAAGGTGGGGTGATTACACCGGGGTTAATTTCTACCCACCACCATCTTTTTCAGAGCATGTTGAAGGGCATTCCCACCGCCATTAACGCGCCGCTTGAAAAATGGCTGCGCTTAGTGCCCAACACATATTGGCGCTATCTGGATGAAGATACGCTGCAAACTGCTGCCCAGGTTGGCATGGTAGAGCTTTTGCTATCGGGCTGCACGACAGTGGTGGATCATCACTATCTGTTTGCCCACAGCTATCAGTATGATCCTGCGGCTGTGCTGTTTGAAACAGCAGAAAAGCTGGGTATGCGGCTGGTTCTGGCCCGTGGAGGCACCACGCGAACCCGTAAGTGTGATACGGACGAAATTGTTCCAGCCCCCACAGAAACGCTGGATGAAATGCTCAAACAGGTGAGTGATCTGGTCAGCCGTTATCATGATCCGGCACCAGATAGCAGCAGACGCATTGCCATAGCCCCCAATACCCCCACATGGGGCGTAACGCCGGATGAACTGCGTGCCCTTGCCGAAGGCGCGCGTAGCATGGGCATTGGCCTGCACACACATCTTTCGGAAACAGAAAATTACGTTAAATACTGCAACGAAGTGTACGGCATGCGCCCCGTTCAGTTTGTGGGTGAGCATGGCTGGCTGGGGCCAGATGTCTGGTTTGCCCATTTGGTGCACCTTGATGCCAGCGAAATAGCACTTCTGGCCCAAACCCAAACAGGCATGGCCCATTGCCCGCAAAGCAATGGGCGGCTGGGTTCTGGCATTGCACCTGCACCCGCGTTGGAACAGGCTGGGGGGCGTGTTTCTCTGGCAGTGGATGGCGCGGCTTCAAACGAGGCCTGCGATATGGGCGCAGAAATGCACACCGCATGGCTTTTGCACCGCTTTGTGCACGGCGCAGACGCTATTCGTTGCGAAGATGTCGTGCGCTGGAGTTCGCACGAAGGTGCGCGTATTCTGGGGCTACCAGACATAGGAGCCGTTGCTGAAGGCATGGTGGCAGATCTGGTTGTGCATGACATAAACCATCCACGTCATGCTGGGTTGGCAGATCCGCTGATTGCGCCTGTAGCCTCTGGGGCTGCATGTGTTCGGCACGTGCTAAAAGCGGGTAAGCCTGTTGTGTATGACGGCGTGGTAAAAGGTGCTGATCTACCAGAACTCATGCAGCACTCACGCCATGTTGTAAAACGTCTGGCACAGGCCGTATCTACATAA
- a CDS encoding zinc ribbon domain-containing protein YjdM — MKCPSCGSEYPYHDGNLWVCPECAHEWNEETQADTAGAEDSSVVRDANGNQLADGDTVTVLKDLKIKGSSQAVKGGTKVKNIRLVDAGDGHNIACKIAGFGAMNLRSEFVKKS; from the coding sequence ATGAAGTGCCCTTCTTGTGGTTCCGAGTATCCCTATCATGATGGAAATTTGTGGGTTTGCCCGGAATGTGCCCATGAATGGAATGAAGAAACCCAAGCGGATACTGCCGGAGCGGAAGATTCATCTGTTGTGCGGGATGCCAACGGAAACCAGCTTGCTGATGGTGATACGGTAACAGTTTTGAAAGATCTGAAAATTAAAGGATCTTCTCAGGCTGTTAAAGGTGGCACCAAGGTTAAGAACATTCGGCTGGTGGATGCGGGCGATGGCCACAACATTGCTTGTAAGATAGCCGGTTTTGGTGCCATGAATCTGAGATCAGAATTTGTGAAAAAATCCTGA
- a CDS encoding DUF2165 family protein, protein MQECCMPRLFAFSSPIAISRLAKTVMVGALGMFGLIVALNNVTDYNSNFQFVRHVLSMDTTFRGNSLMWRALPQPVLWHLFYGLIILGEAATGLLFAIAAYQMGTRLLASEDAFKTAKRFVPAATALGFLIWFFGFSVVGAEWFLMWQSQAWNGQQPAFRFFMTMLAVCIYVQQPE, encoded by the coding sequence ATGCAGGAATGTTGTATGCCGCGCCTTTTCGCTTTTTCTTCCCCAATTGCTATTTCTCGGCTGGCTAAAACCGTTATGGTGGGAGCATTGGGCATGTTTGGCCTGATTGTCGCGCTGAATAACGTAACTGATTATAACTCGAACTTTCAGTTTGTGCGCCACGTTTTAAGCATGGACACAACATTCCGTGGTAACAGCCTAATGTGGCGCGCCTTACCCCAACCTGTTCTATGGCACCTGTTTTACGGCCTGATTATTTTAGGGGAAGCCGCAACCGGCCTGCTTTTTGCTATTGCGGCCTACCAGATGGGCACGCGTCTTTTGGCCTCGGAAGATGCCTTTAAAACAGCAAAAAGGTTTGTGCCCGCAGCCACGGCTTTGGGGTTTCTGATCTGGTTTTTTGGCTTTTCTGTTGTAGGTGCTGAGTGGTTTCTGATGTGGCAATCACAGGCATGGAACGGCCAGCAACCTGCATTTCGCTTTTTTATGACCATGCTGGCTGTGTGCATTTACGTGCAACAGCCCGAATAA